A genomic region of Paenibacillus sp. PL2-23 contains the following coding sequences:
- the dusB gene encoding tRNA dihydrouridine synthase DusB yields MLKIGDIKMKNRVVLAPMAGVCNPAFRLIAKEFGTGLVCAEMVSDKAILHGNKRTMEMLFVDEREKPLSLQIFGGDRESLVEAAKVVDKGTNADIIDINMGCPVPKVTKCDAGARWLLDPNKIYEMVSSVVDAVDKPVTVKMRIGWDDEHVFAVENAQAVERAGGSAVSVHGRTREQLYTGKANWDIIRDVKNAVSIPVIGNGDVFAPEDAKRMLEHTGVDGVMIGRGALGNPWMLYRTIQYLESGELLGDPSPREKMEVAILHLDRLIALKNEAVAVREMRKHLAWYLKGLPGGARVKDVIMEETGRDRMVAILENYINTLEQEADAKPSTAPAAASQSEEVVH; encoded by the coding sequence ATGCTGAAAATCGGAGACATCAAGATGAAGAACAGAGTCGTGCTGGCGCCGATGGCAGGCGTGTGCAATCCGGCTTTCCGACTAATCGCGAAGGAATTCGGCACAGGCTTGGTGTGCGCTGAGATGGTCAGCGACAAAGCCATCCTGCACGGGAACAAGCGGACGATGGAGATGTTATTCGTAGACGAGAGGGAGAAGCCGCTCAGCCTGCAAATCTTCGGAGGAGATCGCGAGTCCCTGGTGGAGGCGGCCAAGGTCGTCGACAAAGGGACCAACGCCGATATTATTGATATTAACATGGGTTGTCCGGTGCCGAAGGTGACCAAGTGCGACGCGGGCGCAAGATGGCTGCTGGACCCTAACAAGATATATGAGATGGTGTCCTCTGTCGTGGATGCCGTCGATAAGCCCGTCACTGTCAAAATGAGAATAGGCTGGGACGATGAGCACGTCTTCGCCGTGGAGAACGCCCAGGCGGTCGAGCGCGCGGGCGGCAGCGCCGTCAGCGTCCATGGCCGCACACGGGAGCAATTGTATACTGGCAAAGCCAACTGGGACATTATAAGAGACGTCAAGAACGCCGTCTCCATTCCCGTCATCGGCAACGGGGACGTATTCGCGCCGGAGGATGCGAAGCGTATGCTGGAGCATACCGGCGTGGACGGCGTTATGATCGGCCGCGGCGCCCTCGGCAATCCGTGGATGCTGTACCGTACGATTCAGTATCTGGAGTCGGGCGAGCTGCTCGGCGATCCCTCTCCGCGCGAGAAGATGGAGGTCGCGATCCTTCATCTGGATCGTCTTATCGCGCTCAAGAACGAAGCCGTTGCGGTGCGCGAGATGCGCAAGCATCTGGCGTGGTACCTCAAGGGCCTGCCGGGCGGAGCTCGCGTGAAGGACGTCATTATGGAAGAGACGGGGCGCGACCGCATGGTGGCGATCCTC
- a CDS encoding helix-turn-helix transcriptional regulator, producing MENNQLAQRVRAFRKLKGYTQLELAKELGVSVAVLGSLERGTRKNDPKLLNHIAKTLGISYEELMTTKEE from the coding sequence ATGGAAAACAATCAATTGGCGCAGCGCGTCAGAGCCTTTCGGAAGCTGAAGGGCTACACACAGCTAGAGCTGGCCAAGGAGCTTGGCGTATCGGTTGCTGTACTGGGATCACTGGAGCGCGGCACAAGGAAGAACGACCCCAAGCTGCTGAACCACATTGCGAAGACGCTGGGGATCAGCTATGAAGAGTTAATGACGACGAAGGAGGAGTAA
- the folK gene encoding 2-amino-4-hydroxy-6-hydroxymethyldihydropteridine diphosphokinase — MGESYEHEQHKAYIALGSNMGDREELLRQAIVLIDEHPHIGVERVSALYETDPVGYTDQPAFLNMVIDVTTSLQPLELLREQLELERRLGRIRHERWGPRTIDLDLLLYDNVRMDHVELTLPHPRMLERAFVLVPLNDVLEEEHPLAGQVRESAEASLRGREDGITLWKTINWRSASEPFGS, encoded by the coding sequence ATGGGCGAATCGTACGAGCATGAACAGCATAAGGCTTATATAGCCCTGGGCTCCAATATGGGCGACCGGGAGGAGCTGCTCCGGCAGGCGATCGTCCTCATCGACGAGCATCCGCATATTGGGGTGGAGCGCGTATCCGCCCTCTACGAGACGGACCCCGTCGGCTACACCGACCAGCCGGCTTTTCTCAACATGGTGATTGACGTCACGACATCGCTTCAGCCGCTGGAGCTGCTGCGGGAGCAGCTGGAGCTGGAGCGCCGTCTCGGGAGAATTCGACATGAACGTTGGGGACCAAGAACCATTGACCTCGATCTGCTCCTATACGATAATGTCAGAATGGATCACGTGGAGCTGACGCTGCCGCATCCGCGCATGCTGGAGCGGGCGTTCGTGCTTGTGCCATTAAACGATGTGCTGGAGGAGGAGCATCCTCTGGCGGGTCAGGTGCGCGAATCGGCAGAAGCGTCTCTCCGGGGGAGAGAGGATGGCATCACGTTATGGAAAACAATCAATTGGCGCAGCGCGTCAGAGCCTTTCGGAAGCTGA
- the folB gene encoding dihydroneopterin aldolase, whose protein sequence is MDRMIVRGMRFYGYHGVFPEENKLGQKFYVDLELTLDLAQAADTDDLNETINYAELHELTKGIVEGPPFKLIEALAGRIASSVLEAYTRINDVTVRVTKPNPPFDIHFDGVIIELKRKRDTDGRIVRA, encoded by the coding sequence ATGGACCGCATGATTGTGCGGGGAATGCGCTTTTACGGCTATCATGGCGTGTTTCCCGAGGAGAATAAGCTGGGACAGAAGTTTTATGTGGATTTGGAGCTGACGCTAGACCTCGCTCAAGCGGCGGACACCGACGATCTGAATGAGACGATCAACTATGCGGAGCTGCATGAGCTGACCAAGGGGATTGTGGAAGGACCGCCGTTCAAGCTGATCGAAGCGCTGGCGGGCCGCATTGCATCGAGCGTGCTGGAGGCTTATACTAGGATCAACGATGTGACGGTGCGCGTCACGAAGCCGAATCCGCCGTTCGACATTCACTTCGACGGCGTGATTATCGAGCTGAAGAGAAAGCGGGATACGGATGGGCGAATCGTACGAGCATGA
- the folP gene encoding dihydropteroate synthase has protein sequence MIHTNPTNYERSYNLGGGVELKLGERTLIMGILNATPDSFSDGGRYLHVEQAVKHAMEMVEAGADILDIGGESTRPGFQAVSAEEELRRVLPVIHALRKELPRVPLSIDTYKAATARQALEAGAHIINDIWGLRHDPDMAAAAAEYGCPVIISHNRHARDYNDFVPDVLADLRGSVNLAASAGVAEHNIWLDPGIGFAKTYNDNLELLDRLNEVHALGYPVLLGTSRKRFIQQTLGLPADDVVEGTAATVALGIARGAQIVRVHDVRAIKRTALMADAILRR, from the coding sequence ATGATACATACAAACCCAACAAACTATGAACGTTCCTATAATCTCGGGGGAGGCGTGGAGCTGAAGCTCGGGGAGCGCACCTTGATAATGGGCATCCTGAACGCAACCCCGGATTCCTTCTCGGACGGCGGCAGGTATCTCCACGTCGAGCAGGCTGTGAAGCATGCGATGGAGATGGTCGAGGCGGGAGCGGATATTCTGGATATTGGCGGAGAGTCGACCAGACCGGGCTTCCAGGCAGTGAGCGCAGAGGAGGAGCTTCGGCGGGTGCTGCCCGTGATTCATGCGCTTCGCAAGGAGCTTCCCCGCGTGCCGCTGTCCATCGACACGTACAAAGCGGCGACAGCGCGCCAAGCGCTCGAAGCGGGCGCGCATATCATCAACGACATCTGGGGTCTCCGGCACGACCCCGACATGGCCGCCGCAGCGGCGGAATATGGCTGTCCCGTCATCATCAGCCATAACCGACACGCCCGGGACTACAATGACTTTGTCCCGGACGTGCTCGCCGACCTGCGCGGCAGCGTGAACCTTGCTGCAAGCGCGGGCGTCGCCGAGCACAACATCTGGCTCGACCCGGGCATCGGGTTCGCCAAAACCTACAACGACAATCTCGAGCTGCTCGATCGTCTGAACGAAGTGCATGCGCTCGGCTACCCGGTGCTGCTCGGCACCTCGCGCAAGCGATTCATCCAGCAGACGCTGGGCTTGCCGGCTGATGATGTCGTAGAGGGCACGGCAGCGACCGTTGCCCTCGGCATCGCGCGCGGCGCGCAGATCGTGCGCGTCCACGACGTCCGCGCGATCAAGCGCACCGCCCTCATGGCGGACGCCATCCTGCGGCGTTAG